Proteins co-encoded in one Flavobacterium fluviale genomic window:
- a CDS encoding SRPBCC family protein — translation MKTENNKFAKAEMLIRKPVSEVFEAFVNPQITSKFWFTKGSGKLEENQKTEWTWEMYGFSLTVQTLVLQENKKIVIEWGNPDEITLVEWVFSPLNENETFVSIINSGFHGDSDKIIDQVRNSTEGFTLVLAGAKAYLEHNLQLNLVLDRFPKGLA, via the coding sequence ATGAAAACAGAAAATAACAAATTTGCAAAAGCTGAAATGCTGATTCGGAAACCGGTTTCAGAAGTTTTTGAGGCTTTTGTAAATCCACAGATTACTAGTAAATTTTGGTTTACAAAAGGCTCTGGAAAGCTGGAAGAAAACCAAAAAACAGAATGGACTTGGGAAATGTATGGTTTTTCACTTACGGTTCAAACATTGGTTTTACAGGAAAATAAAAAGATTGTTATTGAATGGGGAAATCCAGACGAAATTACTTTAGTCGAATGGGTATTTAGTCCGTTAAACGAAAATGAAACTTTTGTAAGTATTATAAATTCGGGATTTCACGGAGACTCAGACAAAATAATCGATCAGGTTCGCAATTCTACAGAGGGTTTTACTTTGGTTTTAGCAGGTGCAAAAGCGTATTTAGAGCATAACTTACAATTAAATCTAGTTTTAGATCGTTTTCCAAAAGGATTAGCTTAA
- a CDS encoding iron chaperone, translating to MEVKKPENIDEYIGGFPNEFQEILEKIRMTIQKAAPDAKEKISYSMPAFEQNGIVVYFAAFKNHIGLYALPTGHEAFAAELSKYKSGKGSVQFPLKEKMPYDLITKIVKFRVKENLEKSKKK from the coding sequence ATGGAAGTAAAGAAACCTGAAAACATAGACGAATACATTGGCGGTTTTCCAAATGAATTTCAAGAAATTTTGGAGAAAATCCGAATGACGATTCAGAAAGCTGCGCCCGATGCTAAGGAAAAAATCAGTTATTCTATGCCCGCTTTTGAGCAAAATGGAATTGTGGTTTATTTTGCCGCTTTTAAAAATCATATCGGACTTTACGCACTGCCAACAGGCCACGAAGCTTTTGCTGCAGAACTTTCTAAATATAAATCTGGAAAAGGTTCTGTTCAATTTCCATTGAAAGAAAAAATGCCTTACGATTTAATAACCAAAATTGTAAAATTCAGAGTAAAAGAAAATCTCGAAAAATCGAAAAAGAAATAA
- a CDS encoding TlpA family protein disulfide reductase codes for MKILNLFFIGLLVSISSLASAQSDAEIEKMIVELHKPTKKISDSIGKLMQETKSKIETEIDSVVKENLKLRSDTLFNAFDDNAINELKQDFVFAKKYPNSLAALKLLRRHVNRFIGMNFYDTYVEVFQNFSPEIRNSEKGKEMAQNLQYFKQSKVGSTAPSFSLVDSNGKTISIDDFKGKQYVLIDFWASWCGPCREELPYIKELYKKYHQQGFEIISVAKDDKQDLWKKAIEKEQIESWRHIFTSEDNKNIIKNYNVNGIPHKVLIDKNGIIIGKWKGSGENNKHDLQQLLKSIFEAE; via the coding sequence ATGAAAATCTTAAACCTTTTTTTTATTGGACTTTTAGTATCAATTAGCAGTCTTGCCTCTGCACAAAGCGACGCAGAGATAGAAAAAATGATTGTAGAACTGCACAAACCAACAAAAAAGATTTCAGATTCAATAGGGAAATTAATGCAAGAGACTAAATCAAAAATTGAAACTGAAATAGATTCTGTTGTCAAAGAGAATTTAAAACTACGTTCAGACACATTATTTAATGCATTTGATGATAATGCAATAAATGAATTGAAACAGGATTTTGTTTTTGCTAAAAAATATCCAAATTCACTAGCTGCATTAAAGTTACTAAGAAGGCACGTTAATCGGTTCATTGGTATGAATTTTTACGACACTTACGTAGAAGTTTTCCAGAACTTTTCTCCAGAGATTAGAAATTCTGAAAAAGGAAAAGAAATGGCTCAAAATCTTCAATATTTTAAACAGAGCAAAGTAGGAAGCACCGCGCCAAGTTTTAGTTTAGTAGATAGTAATGGAAAAACAATTTCAATTGATGATTTTAAAGGAAAACAATATGTTTTAATAGATTTTTGGGCAAGCTGGTGCGGACCATGCAGGGAAGAACTTCCATACATTAAAGAATTGTATAAAAAATACCATCAGCAGGGTTTTGAGATAATAAGCGTTGCAAAAGATGACAAACAAGATCTTTGGAAAAAAGCAATTGAAAAAGAGCAAATCGAAAGCTGGAGACATATTTTTACGTCTGAAGACAACAAAAACATCATCAAAAACTATAATGTTAATGGAATTCCTCATAAAGTTTTAATTGATAAAAATGGCATTATTATTGGGAAATGGAAAGGCAGTGGAGAAAACAATAAACATGATTTACAACAGCTTTTAAAATCTATTTTTGAAGCCGAATAG
- a CDS encoding 2'-5' RNA ligase family protein: MNLSEHYNQLYKTSCETITAGKYGIDAELKNDSDSRFGITLLIRPNEEIKANIQRFINELKKAEPEQYFYPDSDIHITVMSIISCSTAFDLNQISPSEYIEIICRSLVDVDKIKIHYKGVTASPSAIMIQGFPSDETLNNLRNRLRENFKKSGLQQSIDSRYEIFTAHSTVMRFQEKLHDPKKLMEITEKFRDYDFGDFDVKNIELVYNDWYQRKSTTSILGDFGLR, translated from the coding sequence ATGAATTTATCCGAACACTATAATCAGCTTTATAAAACCTCTTGTGAAACTATTACAGCAGGCAAATATGGTATTGATGCAGAACTTAAAAACGATTCTGATTCTCGTTTCGGGATTACATTGCTTATTCGTCCAAACGAAGAAATTAAAGCCAATATTCAAAGATTTATAAACGAATTAAAAAAAGCAGAACCTGAACAGTATTTCTATCCTGATTCGGATATTCATATTACGGTAATGTCGATTATTTCTTGTTCTACAGCATTTGATTTAAATCAGATTTCGCCAAGCGAATACATCGAGATTATTTGCAGAAGCCTTGTAGATGTCGATAAAATAAAAATTCATTACAAAGGTGTAACTGCATCACCTTCGGCTATCATGATTCAAGGATTTCCATCTGATGAAACTTTGAATAATTTAAGAAACAGACTCCGCGAGAATTTTAAAAAGTCTGGTTTACAACAAAGTATTGACAGTCGATATGAAATTTTCACCGCACATTCTACGGTAATGCGTTTTCAGGAAAAACTTCATGATCCCAAAAAACTAATGGAAATAACAGAAAAATTCCGTGATTACGATTTTGGAGATTTTGATGTAAAAAATATAGAATTAGTATATAATGATTGGTATCAGCGTAAAAGTACTACGAGTATTTTGGGTGATTTTGGTTTGAGGTGA
- a CDS encoding VOC family protein, which yields MNHNVKSIRPFIGSKDFEISRSFYRDLGFEETVLDTKMSVFKSNEIAFYLQDAYVKDWIDNTMIFIEVDDVERYYNDLQVLNLQEKYEGVKVTPIRYLDWGSECFLHDPSGVLWHFGKFK from the coding sequence ATGAATCACAATGTAAAGTCAATTCGACCATTTATAGGTTCTAAAGATTTCGAAATTTCGAGAAGTTTTTATCGTGATCTGGGATTTGAAGAGACAGTTTTAGATACAAAAATGTCTGTTTTTAAATCCAATGAAATTGCATTCTACCTGCAAGATGCGTACGTCAAAGACTGGATTGACAATACTATGATTTTTATTGAAGTAGATGATGTTGAGCGTTATTATAATGATCTTCAAGTTTTAAATCTTCAAGAAAAATATGAAGGTGTAAAAGTAACTCCAATTCGTTATTTAGATTGGGGAAGCGAATGTTTTTTGCATGATCCGTCTGGAGTTTTATGGCATTTTGGGAAGTTCAAATAA
- a CDS encoding DUF4348 domain-containing protein — protein MKSLILTICFIFLILFSSCNKNRDSANSVSEIQPKNIEHAVDTTSAKKKIVVENFEEFNKKFHSDSLFQVSRVDFPIEGKHVSGFEQYSWNRKNWQFQVIPVAEETEIGEYQHSLVKTDTLITERFWIQDSGFEVERQFKLIGNKWFLIYYNDINI, from the coding sequence ATGAAATCACTTATACTTACAATTTGTTTTATTTTTTTGATACTTTTTAGCAGCTGTAATAAAAATAGAGATTCTGCAAATTCAGTTTCGGAAATTCAACCAAAAAATATTGAACATGCAGTAGATACTACTTCAGCAAAGAAAAAGATAGTAGTCGAAAACTTTGAAGAATTCAACAAAAAATTTCATTCAGATTCTCTCTTTCAGGTTTCACGAGTTGATTTTCCTATTGAAGGTAAGCATGTTTCTGGTTTTGAACAATACAGCTGGAATCGAAAAAACTGGCAGTTTCAAGTCATTCCTGTCGCTGAAGAAACTGAAATTGGAGAATATCAACATTCATTGGTGAAAACCGACACTTTAATTACCGAAAGATTTTGGATTCAAGACAGCGGTTTTGAAGTCGAAAGGCAGTTTAAATTGATTGGAAATAAATGGTTTTTAATTTATTATAACGACATAAATATTTAG
- a CDS encoding cation:proton antiporter produces MIEFFKHLLQEFELPLTNPVLIFSLILFIILLSPILLKKINIPGIIGLIISGVIIGPHGLNILAKNSAVDLFSTIGLLYIMFIAGLELDMNEFKANRNKSLLFGFFTFIFPLSIGFPVCFYLLKYDFNASFLTASMFATHTLVAYPIVSKLGIAKNQAVAITVGGTILTDTAVLIILAVIMGSSQGNLNQAFWIKLGVSLAIFSAIMFLVIPRIAKWFFKKLESEKHAHYIFVLSVVFFAAFLAEVAGVEPIIGAFVAGLALNPLIPHSSALMNRIEFIGNALFIPFFLISVGMLVDVSVILSGPTALIVAGTLSVVAIFGKWIAAFFTQLVFKYTKTERQLIFGLSSAHAAATLAVILVGFKAKILDENILNGTIILILITCIVASFATEKAAKKIAICEEEISHEDTERDQILDEHILIPLAKTSAAASLLDFALLIKDKKSSNPVTLLTIVPNNGQAEKNIMKYRKAVDKFVVQASASEVKINTIARIDHNPASGIARTSKEIMSDIVIVGWPRKTGFIDKIFGENVDSIINNVDKNLFICRFQRNFIEEKRLVFVCPPFSERGVGFQLLIQKICRLSQELSIPIIVYAEYKTHQSIQQIANNLKLNAKLAFKSVMDWEDFEAISDEIKPTDLVVFNLSRKGSVSYQSIFDKLPQKFEKSFGENNVILVYPQDDRKESAMDAYEDFTASPLAKGIEAIEQIGRGLGSILKKS; encoded by the coding sequence ATGATAGAATTTTTCAAACATCTATTACAAGAATTCGAATTACCGCTCACCAATCCCGTGTTAATCTTTTCTTTAATACTTTTTATAATCCTGCTTTCGCCGATTTTACTAAAAAAAATCAATATCCCTGGAATTATCGGACTTATTATTTCGGGAGTGATTATTGGGCCTCACGGATTAAACATCCTGGCAAAAAATTCTGCGGTAGATTTATTTTCCACAATCGGACTTCTGTATATTATGTTTATTGCGGGTCTAGAGTTGGACATGAATGAATTCAAAGCCAATCGAAATAAGAGTTTACTATTCGGTTTTTTTACTTTTATATTTCCGCTTTCCATTGGTTTTCCAGTTTGTTTTTATTTATTGAAATATGATTTTAATGCCAGCTTTTTAACAGCTAGTATGTTCGCGACGCACACTTTAGTTGCGTATCCAATTGTGAGTAAACTGGGAATTGCTAAAAATCAGGCTGTTGCTATTACTGTCGGCGGAACAATTTTGACTGATACCGCGGTTTTGATAATTCTTGCCGTAATTATGGGAAGCAGTCAAGGAAATCTAAATCAGGCTTTTTGGATCAAATTAGGCGTTTCATTAGCGATTTTTTCTGCCATTATGTTTTTGGTTATTCCAAGAATTGCCAAATGGTTTTTCAAAAAATTAGAAAGTGAGAAACACGCCCATTATATATTTGTACTTTCTGTAGTTTTCTTTGCGGCTTTCTTAGCCGAAGTAGCAGGAGTAGAGCCTATTATTGGAGCATTCGTTGCAGGTTTGGCACTAAATCCGTTAATCCCGCATTCTTCTGCTTTGATGAATAGAATTGAGTTTATTGGGAACGCTTTGTTTATACCGTTTTTCTTGATTTCAGTAGGAATGCTGGTTGATGTAAGCGTAATCCTCAGCGGTCCAACCGCTTTGATCGTTGCGGGAACTCTAAGCGTTGTTGCCATATTTGGAAAATGGATCGCAGCATTTTTTACACAGCTTGTATTTAAATATACCAAAACAGAAAGACAGCTTATTTTCGGATTGAGCAGTGCGCACGCGGCTGCAACTCTAGCCGTGATTTTAGTTGGTTTTAAAGCCAAAATCTTAGACGAAAATATCTTAAACGGAACTATTATTTTAATCCTGATAACCTGTATTGTAGCTTCATTTGCTACTGAAAAAGCAGCTAAAAAAATTGCGATCTGCGAAGAAGAAATTTCACATGAAGATACTGAAAGAGATCAGATTTTAGATGAACATATTTTGATTCCGTTAGCAAAAACTTCTGCGGCAGCCAGTTTGTTGGATTTTGCCTTATTGATAAAAGATAAAAAATCGTCTAATCCCGTTACATTGCTGACGATTGTTCCGAATAACGGTCAAGCCGAAAAGAATATTATGAAGTACCGAAAAGCAGTTGATAAGTTTGTGGTTCAAGCTTCTGCCTCGGAAGTGAAAATTAATACAATTGCCAGAATCGACCACAATCCTGCAAGTGGAATTGCAAGAACTTCAAAAGAAATCATGTCGGATATTGTGATTGTAGGATGGCCGAGAAAAACAGGATTTATTGATAAAATCTTTGGGGAAAATGTTGATTCGATAATTAATAATGTAGATAAAAATTTATTTATCTGCCGTTTTCAAAGAAACTTTATTGAAGAAAAAAGATTGGTTTTTGTTTGTCCGCCATTTTCAGAAAGAGGCGTTGGCTTTCAGTTACTAATTCAGAAAATCTGTCGTTTGTCTCAGGAATTGAGTATTCCAATTATAGTTTATGCCGAATACAAAACGCACCAATCGATTCAGCAGATTGCTAATAATTTAAAACTGAATGCAAAATTAGCTTTCAAAAGCGTTATGGATTGGGAAGATTTTGAAGCTATTTCAGACGAAATAAAACCAACTGACTTAGTCGTTTTCAATTTGTCTAGAAAAGGTTCTGTTTCTTACCAATCAATTTTTGATAAACTGCCTCAGAAATTTGAGAAATCTTTTGGAGAGAATAACGTTATTTTAGTTTATCCGCAAGACGATCGTAAAGAAAGTGCTATGGACGCTTACGAAGATTTTACAGCATCGCCACTGGCAAAAGGTATCGAGGCCATTGAACAAATTGGACGCGGTTTAGGTAGTATTTTGAAGAAAAGTTAA
- a CDS encoding L-serine ammonia-lyase: MEECISVFDMLKIGVGPSSSHTLGPWRAAERFLEELKDEAILEDITRVKVDLYGSLSLTGKGHATDLAVMLGLSGQDPEYIPVEDIAGIIKKIETTSEINLGNQKVIPFYFLQDIVFNKDFLPFHANGLKFTAYKADNSEYESTFYSIGGGFVVKEERINAKLKEVIKCAFPYPIQKAAELLNYTISENKSISEIVYENEISMRPEAEVHSELMRIWNTMLECMYIGCHSEGILPGGLHVRRRAFDMHQNLIGLSNYNDPQSWLEEIRKTEVKFRQILKWVSCFALAVNEVNASLGRVVTAPTNGSSGVIPAVLMYYMVIENHNAGEKEIKQFLLVAGEIGSIFKKGATISAAMGGCQAEIGVSSSMAAAALCELMGGTPAQVLMAAEIAMEHHLGLTCDPIGGLVQIPCIERNTMGAIKAINAAELALETDSKNAKVPLDKVINTMWETAKDMNSKYKETSEGGLAIAVNMADC; the protein is encoded by the coding sequence ATGGAAGAATGTATCTCTGTTTTTGATATGCTTAAAATTGGCGTCGGCCCTTCAAGCTCACATACTTTGGGTCCTTGGCGCGCTGCCGAACGCTTTTTGGAAGAACTGAAAGACGAAGCAATTTTAGAAGATATTACAAGGGTAAAAGTTGATTTATACGGTTCTCTTTCTTTGACAGGAAAAGGGCACGCAACAGATCTTGCCGTTATGCTCGGATTGAGCGGTCAGGATCCTGAATATATTCCGGTTGAGGATATCGCTGGAATTATCAAAAAAATAGAAACTACAAGCGAAATCAATTTGGGAAACCAAAAAGTAATTCCGTTTTATTTTCTCCAAGATATCGTTTTCAATAAAGACTTCCTTCCTTTTCATGCTAACGGATTGAAATTTACGGCTTACAAAGCTGATAATTCCGAATATGAATCTACTTTTTATTCAATCGGAGGCGGTTTTGTGGTAAAAGAAGAGCGAATCAATGCTAAACTGAAGGAAGTTATCAAATGTGCTTTTCCATATCCAATTCAAAAAGCTGCAGAATTATTGAATTATACAATTTCTGAAAACAAATCGATTTCTGAAATTGTGTATGAAAATGAAATTTCAATGCGTCCTGAAGCAGAAGTGCATTCTGAATTAATGCGTATTTGGAATACGATGTTAGAATGTATGTACATTGGCTGTCATTCTGAAGGAATTCTTCCAGGCGGACTTCATGTGCGCAGAAGAGCTTTTGACATGCATCAAAATCTTATCGGATTATCTAATTATAATGATCCGCAAAGCTGGCTGGAAGAAATAAGAAAAACGGAAGTTAAATTTCGCCAGATCCTAAAATGGGTTAGCTGTTTTGCACTTGCCGTGAACGAAGTAAATGCGTCTTTAGGTCGTGTTGTTACTGCTCCAACCAACGGAAGTTCTGGTGTAATTCCTGCTGTTTTAATGTATTATATGGTTATTGAAAACCACAATGCAGGCGAAAAAGAAATCAAACAATTTTTATTAGTTGCCGGCGAAATTGGAAGTATTTTCAAAAAAGGGGCGACAATTTCAGCTGCAATGGGAGGATGTCAGGCAGAAATTGGCGTTTCGTCATCGATGGCTGCAGCGGCGCTTTGCGAATTAATGGGCGGTACTCCTGCTCAGGTTTTAATGGCTGCAGAAATTGCGATGGAACATCATCTTGGTTTAACTTGTGATCCAATTGGCGGTCTGGTTCAGATACCTTGTATCGAAAGAAATACAATGGGTGCAATAAAGGCTATAAATGCGGCTGAATTGGCATTAGAAACTGATTCTAAAAATGCTAAAGTACCATTGGATAAAGTTATAAATACGATGTGGGAAACAGCAAAAGACATGAATTCCAAATACAAAGAAACCTCAGAAGGCGGACTTGCAATTGCCGTTAATATGGCCGATTGTTAA
- a CDS encoding SH3 domain-containing protein — MKKLYFLLFFCSLLLYSQERYFLNSDTRLYTSPNSSAAFLGYFKYGAEIRLLGESQNGWRKVKADNFNEGFIEEKYVAARLNAKDVKIKDPQNPILEGGAYYGGNHLFILAAGLKARALPDKNAKIREILFTGDAAAVNYLPVNPDEWVNINGSFSEEYAKFTLRKFLGLRPNFDALIKDFDKLDVNAVAERKTLSERIVELAWNSGYSSLVPAYKRYSEVVTQLNDPKLIAETELNMALAKGLSQRKKLEDIIAFSKKSHYSLRGFITNSVYISQTDLLKTFGNPPKKTHISDECGLYLSDLFYYYPDLEVSVDEKQNKAEIIKVFINENNKFIINQNAILDYTLSEKAFIEKYGTYIEASLKYPHKYFIIMEDSQFTLEFKNGKLFSVEIFYYC, encoded by the coding sequence ATGAAAAAACTTTACTTTTTACTTTTTTTCTGTTCGCTTTTACTGTATTCTCAAGAACGTTATTTTCTAAATTCTGATACCAGATTATACACTTCTCCAAACTCATCTGCTGCCTTTTTAGGTTATTTTAAATACGGTGCAGAAATTCGTTTATTAGGTGAAAGTCAAAATGGCTGGCGCAAAGTAAAAGCCGATAATTTTAATGAAGGATTTATTGAAGAGAAATATGTAGCTGCGAGATTGAATGCCAAAGACGTAAAAATTAAAGATCCTCAAAATCCAATTCTTGAAGGCGGCGCCTATTATGGTGGCAATCATCTTTTTATTTTAGCTGCCGGACTCAAAGCCAGGGCATTACCAGATAAAAATGCAAAAATTCGCGAAATTCTTTTTACCGGCGATGCTGCTGCGGTAAATTATCTTCCTGTAAATCCTGACGAATGGGTAAATATTAACGGTAGTTTTTCTGAAGAATATGCCAAATTTACACTGAGAAAATTTCTTGGTTTAAGACCTAATTTCGACGCTTTAATAAAAGATTTCGACAAACTGGACGTTAATGCAGTTGCTGAAAGAAAAACGCTAAGCGAAAGAATTGTAGAATTAGCTTGGAACAGCGGTTATTCTAGCTTAGTTCCAGCTTATAAAAGATACTCCGAAGTTGTTACGCAGTTAAACGATCCCAAATTAATCGCTGAAACCGAATTGAATATGGCTTTAGCCAAAGGTTTATCACAGCGCAAAAAGCTTGAAGATATTATCGCATTTTCGAAAAAATCGCATTATTCGTTAAGAGGATTTATAACTAATTCAGTGTATATATCGCAGACTGATTTGCTTAAAACATTTGGAAACCCTCCCAAGAAAACTCATATTTCAGATGAATGCGGTCTTTATTTAAGTGATTTATTTTACTATTATCCTGATTTAGAAGTTTCTGTAGATGAAAAACAAAACAAAGCTGAAATCATTAAAGTTTTCATCAACGAAAACAACAAATTCATCATAAATCAAAATGCCATTTTAGATTATACGCTGTCTGAAAAAGCTTTCATTGAAAAATATGGAACTTACATTGAAGCTTCTCTAAAATATCCGCACAAATACTTTATTATAATGGAAGACAGTCAATTTACATTAGAATTTAAAAACGGGAAGCTATTTTCTGTCGAAATATTCTATTATTGCTGA
- the panB gene encoding 3-methyl-2-oxobutanoate hydroxymethyltransferase — MSVAKKDYKRITTKSLIEMKSNGEKISMLTAYDYTMAKIVDTAGVDVILVGDSASNVMAGHETTLPITLDQMIYHASSVVRAVERALVVVDLPFGSYQSDPKEALRSSIRIMKESGGHAVKLEGGKEIKESIKKILHAGIPVMGHLGLTPQSIYKFGTYSVRAKEEEEAEKLIEDAQMLEKIGCFGVVLEKIPADLAKKVAESISIPVIGIGAGGGVDGQVLVIHDMLGMNNEFSPRFLRRYLNLYEQMTQAIGQYAADVKSSDFPNEKEQY, encoded by the coding sequence ATGTCAGTAGCAAAGAAAGATTATAAAAGAATCACAACAAAGTCATTAATTGAAATGAAAAGCAACGGAGAAAAGATCTCTATGCTGACAGCGTATGATTACACAATGGCAAAAATTGTAGACACTGCGGGTGTTGATGTAATTTTGGTTGGTGATTCGGCATCAAATGTTATGGCTGGTCACGAAACGACACTGCCAATTACACTAGATCAAATGATCTATCATGCTTCGTCTGTAGTCCGTGCTGTCGAAAGAGCTTTAGTCGTAGTTGATTTACCTTTTGGAAGTTACCAGTCGGATCCTAAAGAAGCTTTACGTTCTTCTATCAGAATCATGAAAGAAAGCGGCGGACACGCAGTTAAACTAGAAGGCGGAAAAGAAATTAAAGAATCAATCAAAAAAATATTGCACGCTGGGATTCCAGTTATGGGACATTTGGGTTTAACACCTCAATCGATCTACAAATTTGGAACTTACAGCGTTCGCGCCAAAGAAGAAGAGGAAGCTGAAAAGCTGATTGAAGATGCTCAAATGTTGGAAAAAATTGGATGTTTTGGGGTTGTACTTGAAAAAATTCCAGCAGATCTTGCTAAAAAAGTAGCAGAAAGCATTTCGATTCCTGTTATCGGAATTGGTGCCGGCGGCGGTGTTGACGGTCAGGTTTTGGTTATTCACGATATGTTAGGAATGAATAATGAATTTAGTCCGCGTTTTTTACGTCGTTACTTAAATCTTTACGAGCAAATGACACAAGCAATTGGTCAATATGCTGCTGATGTTAAGTCTAGTGATTTTCCTAATGAGAAGGAACAATATTAA
- a CDS encoding RluA family pseudouridine synthase, whose amino-acid sequence MKILSNKNNLQILHEDNHIIVVNKRVGDIVQGDKTGDKPLSDIVKEYIKEKYNKPGDVFLGVIHRLDRPTTGIVVFARTSKALTRMNELFSNRETKKTYWAVVKNKPKEASAKLVHYLKRNEKNNTSKAHLKEVPDSKLASLDYTIIKELQNYTALEINLHTGRHHQIRAQLNAIGSPIKGDLKYGADRSNPDGGIHLHARKLTFVHPVSKENITIIAPTPEDPIWNAV is encoded by the coding sequence ATGAAAATTCTTTCTAACAAAAACAATCTCCAAATTCTACACGAAGACAATCACATAATTGTGGTTAACAAACGTGTTGGCGATATTGTACAGGGAGATAAAACGGGGGACAAACCATTGTCAGATATTGTAAAAGAATACATTAAAGAGAAATACAATAAACCTGGAGATGTTTTTTTAGGAGTAATTCATCGTTTGGATCGTCCTACAACGGGAATTGTTGTTTTTGCCAGAACCAGTAAAGCATTGACACGCATGAACGAATTGTTTAGCAATCGTGAAACGAAAAAAACATATTGGGCGGTTGTGAAAAATAAACCAAAAGAAGCATCAGCTAAATTGGTTCACTACTTAAAAAGAAACGAAAAAAATAATACTTCAAAAGCACATTTAAAAGAAGTTCCAGATAGTAAACTGGCAAGTTTAGATTACACTATCATTAAAGAATTACAGAATTATACGGCACTTGAAATCAATTTGCACACTGGGCGTCATCATCAAATTCGCGCACAATTAAATGCGATTGGTTCTCCAATTAAAGGCGATTTGAAATACGGCGCAGATCGAAGTAATCCTGACGGAGGCATTCATCTTCATGCTAGAAAGCTCACTTTTGTGCATCCTGTTTCTAAAGAAAACATTACCATTATTGCGCCAACTCCAGAAGATCCAATCTGGAATGCTGTATGA